The nucleotide sequence GATTTCAAATCGGTGGCGGGGTCGTACGACAGCTTGGGGTACAGCGCCGGGTTGGCGGCCAGGGTGGCGGTGTCGCCGGACAGCATGGTGTAGCCGTCGGGCTGGGCGCGCGCGACATAGTCGGCGCCGATCGCGGTGGCGGCCCCCGGCTTGTTGGCGATGACCAGCGGCTGGCCGAGCGACGTGGTCATTTTTTCGGCCAGGGTGCGGGCCACGATGTCAGTGCCCCCGCCGGCCGGATAGGGCACTACCCATTCGATGGCGCGGGCGGGGTAGTCGGCGGCCTGCGCTTGCAGCGCACCGGCGGCCAGCAACAGGGCGGCGGCCGCTTTCAGGTAACGGTTCATGAATTGTCTCTCCGTGTTGTGGGTACAGCGTTCTTGGCAATGAATACAGCAAACAGGGTACGGCAAATGCCGGCGCGGTCAGGCCCGCAGGGCGTGTTCGGCCTGCTCGATCAGGGCCAGCACCGGCGCGGCCTCGTCCTGCCGGCTGATCAGCGACAGGCACAGGGCCGACAGGAACAGGGGGGCCCGGGCTTCGCCCACGCGCGTCAGGGCCTGCGCCAATTGCGTATAAGCCAGGTCCAGGTCGGATTCAGTCATGGCGGGGCTCCTGCGTAGGTGGATGATAAGGCGTAAGCGCGCGCCGGACAGCCGGCATGTCGTCTTGCCGCCAGCGGCCCAGCACATAGCCGTCGGGCCGGATGGCGTACAGCGTGCCGGCCCGCGCGCCGTAACGTTCGTATGCCTGGCCGTCGGCATCGTGCAGCGCCGCGCCGGCGCCGCAGCCGATGCGCAGCACGCGCAGCGGCGTTGCCGCGCGCGTCAGGTCGTCCAGCTGCGCCACGGCGGCGGGGTCGCAATCGAAAGCCAGCAGCGTGAATGCGCCGCCGAAGTATTCGGTCAGGTGGCGGGCCGCGCCCGCCTGGCGCAGCAGGGCCTCGGGCGCGGGTTGGCCCGGCGCGGCCTGCGGGCCGGCCTCGGGCAGGCCATCGGCGGCGTTCAGCGCCGAGCCTTCGTATGAAATCGCCGACGACTGGCGCGGGTTGATCAGCGAACGCACGCTCGCGTCGGCCAGCGACAGGCGCAGCGCGGCCTCGCGCAGCAGGCGGAAGCCATAGTCGGGCGGGGCCATGAATTCCGTGCTTTTCGCGCCATAGCCCAGGTTCTGGCGGGTGGCATGCACGCGTTCCTGGCTGTAGGTGTCCAGCAGCGCATCGCCGGCGTGGCCCCGCACTACCCAGGCCAGCTTCCAGGCCAGGTTGCCGGCATCGTCCAGGCCCGAATTCAGGCCGCGCACGCCGAATATCGGCACCAGGTGGCCGGCGTCGCCGGCAAACAGCACGCGTCCGTGGCGGTAGCTGTCCAGCGTCAGGCATTTGGCGTTGTACATCGAGATCCACAACGGCTTCCAGGGCGCCGTTTCGCCGATCATGTCCAGGTGGCTCTGCACCCGCGGCAGCACGTTTTCCGGCAGCACGGCGGCTTGCGCGTCTTCGTCGTCGCCGATCTGGTAGTCGATGCGCCAGACATTGTCAGGCTGGCGATGCATCAGCAGGGTCGAGCCCGGGTTCGAGGGCGGGTCGAACCAGGCCAGCCGTTCGGTGGGGCGCGACGAGGCCTGCTCGATGTCGACGATGACGTAGCGGCCTTCATATTGCGTGCCCCGCAGGGCCAGGCCCAGTTGCTCGCGCACCGTGCTGCGTCCGCCGTCGCAGGCCACCACCCAGTCGGCCCGCACCGTGTGCGACCCGGCGGCATGGTCGATGCGCACCGTGGCGCCATCGGCATCGGGCCGCACCTGCGCCACGC is from Bordetella petrii and encodes:
- a CDS encoding FAD-dependent oxidoreductase, with the protein product MESAPLPGHVPVLIAGGGPVGLTLAALLAEYGIASLTVEADDGYCTGSRAICISRRSQEILAWIGADRPLVEKGLPWNSGRSYYRNQEVLRFEMPGDPTQRYAPMVNIQQFYIEEYAHQALRRGRAPAQVAWASRVAQVRPDADGATVRIDHAAGSHTVRADWVVACDGGRSTVREQLGLALRGTQYEGRYVIVDIEQASSRPTERLAWFDPPSNPGSTLLMHRQPDNVWRIDYQIGDDEDAQAAVLPENVLPRVQSHLDMIGETAPWKPLWISMYNAKCLTLDSYRHGRVLFAGDAGHLVPIFGVRGLNSGLDDAGNLAWKLAWVVRGHAGDALLDTYSQERVHATRQNLGYGAKSTEFMAPPDYGFRLLREAALRLSLADASVRSLINPRQSSAISYEGSALNAADGLPEAGPQAAPGQPAPEALLRQAGAARHLTEYFGGAFTLLAFDCDPAAVAQLDDLTRAATPLRVLRIGCGAGAALHDADGQAYERYGARAGTLYAIRPDGYVLGRWRQDDMPAVRRALTPYHPPTQEPRHD